In a single window of the Streptomyces sp. NBC_00094 genome:
- a CDS encoding bifunctional salicylyl-CoA 5-hydroxylase/oxidoreductase yields MAGPLAMTAAATAGRPQTTGPLPPTGPPPAEPPRGPLQAAEPLPTPGPPPPSLPPPLRIAVIGGGPGGLYAAALLKRLDPSREVTVWERNAPSDTFGFGVVLSDETLGGIRDADPAVYEALRRELVRWDDIDVVHRGHRTTSTGHGFAALGRRRLLELLHTRCAELGVRLRFRTEAPPAAELAATHDLVVAADGVHSRTREAHARHFRPRITTHRCRYIWLAADFPFDAFRFEIAETEHGVMQLHAYPFSSDSSTVIVEMREEVWRAAGFDELDEAESTARCAKIFAEALGGRELRSHRSAWTAFRTVVNARWSYGNTVLIGDAAHTAHFSIGSGTKLAVEDALALAGRLDEHATLAEALTAYEAERRPVVESTQRAAAASLHWFEELADRVDRPPRRFAFDLLTRSRRVTHANLRLRDPAFTATVERDFGCPPGVPPMFTPFRLRGLTLRNRIVVSPMDMYVAEDGVPGDFHLVHLGARALGGAGLVMTEMVCVSPEGRITPGCTGLWTDEQADAWARITAFVHTRAPGTALGVQLGHSGRKGSTRRMWEGIDQPLPEGNWPLVAASPLPYRAGVNQTPHALDRAGLAAVREEFTSAARRAARSGFDLLELHAAHGYLLSGFLSPLTNHRTDAYGGDVDGRLRFPLEVFDAVREVWPDERPLTVRVSATDWADGGTSPEDALAVARAFAAHGADAIDVSTGQVVPEERPEYGRSYQTPYADRIRGAVGVPVVAVGAISSWDDVNSLLLAGRADLCALARPHLYDPHWTLHAAAEQGYEGPAAPWPAPYRAGSRPPPTGRRE; encoded by the coding sequence ATGGCAGGGCCGCTAGCGATGACGGCCGCCGCCACGGCAGGACGACCGCAGACCACCGGGCCGCTCCCGCCGACGGGACCGCCGCCGGCCGAGCCGCCGCGGGGGCCACTCCAGGCGGCCGAGCCGCTGCCGACCCCAGGACCGCCCCCTCCCTCCCTCCCCCCACCCCTGCGGATCGCCGTCATCGGCGGCGGCCCCGGTGGGCTCTACGCCGCCGCGCTCCTCAAGCGGCTCGACCCGTCCCGTGAGGTCACCGTCTGGGAGCGGAACGCGCCCTCCGACACCTTCGGCTTCGGTGTCGTCCTCTCCGATGAGACCCTCGGCGGCATCCGGGACGCCGACCCCGCCGTGTACGAGGCGCTCCGCCGCGAACTCGTCCGCTGGGACGACATCGACGTCGTCCACCGGGGCCACCGCACCACCTCCACGGGCCACGGCTTCGCCGCCCTCGGCCGCCGCCGCCTCCTGGAGCTCCTGCACACCCGCTGCGCCGAGCTCGGCGTACGGCTCCGCTTCCGCACCGAGGCCCCGCCCGCCGCCGAGCTCGCCGCGACCCACGATCTCGTCGTCGCCGCCGACGGCGTCCACAGCCGCACCCGCGAGGCCCACGCCCGGCACTTCCGCCCCCGGATCACGACCCACCGCTGCCGCTACATCTGGCTCGCCGCCGACTTCCCCTTCGACGCCTTCCGCTTCGAGATCGCGGAGACCGAGCACGGTGTGATGCAGCTCCACGCCTACCCCTTCTCCTCGGATTCCTCCACCGTCATCGTCGAGATGCGCGAGGAGGTGTGGCGGGCCGCCGGGTTCGACGAACTCGACGAGGCCGAGTCCACCGCCCGCTGCGCCAAGATCTTCGCCGAGGCGCTCGGCGGCCGGGAGCTGCGCTCCCACCGCTCCGCCTGGACCGCGTTCCGTACGGTCGTCAACGCGCGCTGGTCGTACGGCAACACGGTCCTCATCGGCGACGCCGCCCACACCGCCCACTTCTCCATCGGCTCCGGCACCAAGCTGGCCGTCGAGGACGCCCTCGCGCTCGCCGGCCGCCTCGACGAACACGCCACCCTCGCCGAGGCGTTGACCGCCTACGAGGCCGAGCGTCGCCCCGTCGTCGAATCCACCCAGCGGGCCGCCGCCGCCAGCCTCCACTGGTTCGAGGAGCTCGCCGACCGCGTCGACCGCCCGCCCCGCCGCTTCGCCTTCGACCTCCTCACCCGCAGCCGCCGCGTCACCCACGCCAACCTGCGGCTGCGCGACCCGGCGTTCACGGCCACCGTGGAACGCGACTTCGGCTGCCCGCCCGGCGTCCCGCCCATGTTCACCCCGTTCCGGCTGCGCGGCCTGACCCTCCGCAACCGGATCGTCGTCTCACCCATGGACATGTACGTCGCCGAGGACGGCGTCCCCGGCGACTTCCACCTCGTCCACCTGGGCGCCAGGGCCCTCGGCGGCGCCGGACTCGTCATGACCGAGATGGTCTGCGTGAGCCCCGAGGGCCGCATCACCCCCGGCTGCACGGGCCTGTGGACCGACGAACAGGCCGACGCCTGGGCCCGGATCACCGCCTTCGTCCACACCCGGGCCCCGGGGACGGCGCTCGGCGTCCAACTCGGCCACTCCGGCCGCAAGGGCTCCACCCGGCGCATGTGGGAGGGCATCGACCAGCCCCTGCCCGAGGGCAACTGGCCGCTCGTCGCCGCCTCGCCCCTCCCGTACCGGGCGGGCGTCAACCAGACCCCCCACGCCCTCGACCGCGCCGGACTCGCCGCCGTACGCGAGGAGTTCACGTCCGCCGCCCGGCGGGCCGCCCGCAGCGGCTTCGACCTGCTCGAACTGCACGCCGCCCACGGGTACCTGCTCTCCGGCTTCCTCTCCCCGCTCACCAACCACCGCACCGACGCCTACGGGGGCGACGTCGACGGCCGGCTCCGTTTCCCGCTCGAAGTCTTCGACGCCGTACGGGAGGTGTGGCCCGACGAGCGCCCCCTCACCGTCCGCGTCTCCGCCACCGACTGGGCCGACGGCGGCACGAGCCCCGAGGACGCCCTCGCGGTCGCCCGTGCCTTCGCCGCCCATGGAGCCGACGCGATCGACGTCTCCACCGGCCAGGTCGTCCCCGAAGAGCGCCCCGAGTACGGCCGCTCGTACCAGACCCCGTACGCCGACCGGATACGCGGCGCGGTCGGCGTCCCCGTCGTCGCCGTCGGCGCGATCTCCTCCTGGGACGACGTCAACTCCCTGCTCCTGGCGGGCCGCGCCGACCTCTGCGCCCTCGCCCGCCCGCACCTCTACGACCCGCACTGGACCCTCCACGCGGCGGCCGAACAGGGCTACGAGGGCCCGGCCGCACCCTGGCCCGCCCCGTACCGCGCGGGCAGCCGCCCGCCCCCGACGGGCCGTCGCGAGTAG
- a CDS encoding DUF1772 domain-containing protein gives MTQNTGGKRAGAVLGAATVTTGLLAGVWFAYVCSVMPALARSDDRVFVEVMRNINDVIQNPVFFTPFLAAPVLAAVAAWQHRATRARTWTIAAAVLCVAVFLVTSAVNVPLNDALAATRDPAAARAAFEGPWVAWNLVRAILSTAGLACLLRATTVRNRARNQGLSDRP, from the coding sequence ATGACACAGAACACGGGTGGGAAGCGTGCCGGGGCGGTCCTCGGCGCGGCGACGGTGACGACCGGACTGCTGGCGGGGGTGTGGTTCGCGTACGTCTGCTCGGTCATGCCGGCGCTGGCGCGCAGCGACGACCGGGTCTTCGTCGAGGTGATGCGGAACATCAACGACGTGATCCAGAACCCGGTCTTCTTCACGCCGTTCCTCGCCGCCCCGGTCCTCGCGGCGGTGGCAGCCTGGCAGCACCGCGCCACCCGGGCGCGGACCTGGACGATCGCCGCGGCCGTCCTCTGCGTGGCGGTCTTCCTGGTCACCTCGGCGGTGAACGTCCCCCTCAACGACGCCCTCGCGGCGACCCGCGACCCGGCCGCGGCCCGGGCCGCCTTCGAGGGCCCCTGGGTCGCGTGGAACCTGGTCCGCGCGATCCTCTCGACGGCGGGCCTCGCCTGCCTGCTGCGGGCGACGACGGTACGGAACCGGGCGCGGAACCAGGGTCTGTCGGACAGGCCTTAG
- a CDS encoding PaaX family transcriptional regulator C-terminal domain-containing protein gives MAEQHTPRSLIVSLYGAYGRAPDDSPMPVAALIRLLGVLGVDPPSVRSSVSRLKRRGLLLPRRTADGAAGYALSEDARRLLDDGDRRIYARTEPKLSEGWVLAVFSVPEAERHKRHLLRSRLARLGFGTAAPGVWIAPARLYEETRNTLERLELSPYVDLFRGEHLGYAATAEAVARWWDLPAIAGLHEEFLAVHEPVLHAWRSAPGGAEDAYRAYLLVLDSWRRLPYADPVLPAELLPDDWPGRGSSEVFAALHELLWDRGADFVRPFVTGSGDTP, from the coding sequence GTGGCCGAGCAGCACACTCCCCGTTCCCTGATCGTCTCCCTGTACGGCGCGTACGGCCGTGCGCCCGACGACTCCCCGATGCCGGTGGCCGCGCTCATCCGGCTGCTCGGGGTGCTCGGCGTGGACCCGCCCTCGGTGCGGTCCTCGGTGTCGCGGCTGAAGCGGCGCGGGCTGCTGCTGCCGCGCCGGACGGCCGACGGGGCCGCCGGGTACGCCCTGTCGGAGGACGCCCGCCGGCTCCTCGACGACGGCGACCGCCGGATCTACGCCCGTACGGAGCCGAAGCTCTCCGAGGGCTGGGTCCTCGCCGTCTTCTCGGTCCCCGAGGCCGAGCGCCACAAGCGGCACCTGCTGCGCTCGCGGCTCGCCCGGCTCGGCTTCGGCACGGCGGCGCCGGGCGTCTGGATCGCGCCCGCCCGGCTGTACGAGGAGACCCGGAACACCCTGGAGCGGCTGGAACTCTCCCCCTACGTGGACCTCTTCCGGGGCGAGCACCTGGGGTACGCGGCGACGGCCGAGGCGGTGGCCCGCTGGTGGGACCTGCCGGCGATCGCGGGGCTGCACGAGGAGTTCCTGGCGGTCCACGAACCGGTGCTGCACGCCTGGCGGTCGGCGCCGGGCGGCGCGGAGGACGCCTACCGGGCGTACCTGCTCGTCCTGGACTCCTGGCGGCGCCTGCCGTACGCGGACCCGGTGCTGCCGGCGGAGCTGCTGCCCGACGACTGGCCCGGCCGGGGCTCCTCGGAGGTCTTCGCGGCCCTGCACGAACTGCTGTGGGACCGGGGAGCGGATTTCGTCCGCCCGTTCGTCACCGGGAGCGGGGACACCCCCTAA
- a CDS encoding AMP-binding protein, with the protein MELTPSAHLDTFTRDRLPPPERWPHLLFDLPELAYPDRLNCGAELLDRTAERFGADRPAFHDGEGTVWSYGELRDRVDRIAHVLTSDLRVRPGNRVLLRGPTTPWLAACWLAVMKAGAVAVTVLAQQRAPELAVMADAAGCTHALCDARVLDELLAARIPGLRVTPFGGEGPDDLLALAAHHPDRYEAVATAADDVALIAFTSGTTGRPKGCVHFHRDVLAVADTFSAHVLRPLPDDVFAGSPPLAFTFGLGGLVVFPLRAGASAVLLEQAGPKQLLAAIERHRISVLFTAPTAYRVMLDELAGGTAPDVSSLRRCVSAGENLPEATWSAWYGRTGLRLINGIGATELLHIFISAADGDIRPGTTGRPVPGWQARIVDHEGRDVPDGEEGLLAVRGPVGCRYLADPRQAEYVRDGWNVTGDTYVRRPDGWFRYVSRADDMIISAGYNIAGPQVEEVLLDHPDVVETAVVGRPDELRGQIVVAYAVVREGVPHDSVTAAALRAFVRARLAPYKSPRRIVFLDALPRTATGKLQRFRLRDPS; encoded by the coding sequence ATGGAGCTGACACCCTCGGCCCACCTCGACACCTTCACCCGCGACCGGCTGCCCCCGCCGGAGCGGTGGCCGCATCTCCTCTTCGACCTGCCGGAGCTCGCCTACCCCGACCGGCTCAACTGCGGGGCCGAACTCCTCGACCGTACGGCGGAACGATTCGGCGCGGACCGACCCGCCTTCCACGACGGCGAGGGCACGGTCTGGAGCTACGGAGAGCTCCGCGACCGCGTCGACCGGATCGCCCATGTCCTCACCTCCGACCTACGGGTCCGGCCCGGCAACCGGGTACTCCTGCGCGGCCCCACCACCCCCTGGCTCGCCGCCTGCTGGCTCGCCGTGATGAAGGCCGGTGCCGTCGCCGTCACCGTCCTCGCCCAGCAGCGCGCCCCCGAGCTGGCCGTGATGGCGGACGCGGCCGGCTGCACCCACGCGCTCTGCGACGCCCGCGTCCTCGACGAGCTCCTCGCCGCCCGGATCCCGGGCCTCCGCGTCACCCCCTTCGGCGGGGAGGGACCGGACGACCTGCTGGCGCTCGCCGCCCACCACCCCGACCGGTACGAGGCGGTGGCGACCGCCGCCGACGACGTGGCCCTGATCGCCTTCACCTCCGGAACCACCGGACGGCCCAAGGGCTGCGTCCACTTCCACCGGGACGTCCTCGCCGTCGCCGACACCTTCTCCGCGCACGTCCTGCGCCCGCTGCCCGACGACGTCTTCGCCGGTTCGCCGCCACTCGCCTTCACGTTCGGCCTCGGCGGGCTCGTCGTCTTCCCCCTGCGGGCCGGGGCGAGCGCGGTCCTGCTCGAACAGGCCGGGCCCAAGCAGCTGCTCGCGGCCATCGAGCGGCACCGGATCTCGGTGCTCTTCACCGCCCCGACCGCCTACCGCGTGATGCTCGACGAGCTGGCCGGCGGCACCGCCCCCGACGTGAGCTCGCTGCGGCGCTGCGTCTCCGCCGGCGAGAACCTGCCGGAGGCCACCTGGTCGGCCTGGTACGGCCGGACGGGCCTGCGCCTCATCAACGGCATCGGCGCCACCGAGCTCCTGCACATCTTCATCTCCGCCGCCGACGGCGACATCCGCCCCGGCACCACCGGCCGCCCGGTCCCCGGCTGGCAGGCCCGGATCGTCGACCACGAGGGGCGGGACGTCCCGGACGGCGAGGAGGGGCTGCTCGCCGTGCGCGGCCCGGTCGGCTGCCGCTATCTGGCCGATCCGCGCCAGGCCGAGTACGTACGGGACGGCTGGAACGTCACGGGCGACACGTACGTCCGACGGCCCGACGGCTGGTTCCGCTACGTCTCACGGGCCGACGACATGATCATCTCGGCGGGGTACAACATCGCGGGACCCCAGGTCGAGGAGGTGCTCCTCGACCACCCGGACGTGGTCGAGACGGCGGTCGTCGGCCGCCCCGACGAGCTGCGCGGGCAGATCGTCGTGGCGTACGCGGTGGTACGGGAGGGGGTGCCGCACGACTCCGTCACGGCCGCCGCCCTACGGGCCTTCGTCCGCGCCCGCCTCGCCCCGTACAAGTCGCCCCGCCGGATCGTCTTCCTGGACGCCCTGCCGCGCACCGCGACCGGCAAGCTCCAGCGCTTCCGACTGCGCGACCCGTCCTGA
- a CDS encoding acyl-CoA dehydrogenase family protein — MPAFSLDPAQITWCAELRALAADRLAPLAAKGEPGRVNRPLVAALGELGLLARLFDAGAFDLCLLRESLAQVCTEAETALALQGLGTHPVAAFGTPAQRARWLPEATAGRAVAAFALSEPGAGSDAAALALDAVPDGHGGWRLHGEKRWISNAPEADFATVFARTTRGAGSRGVTAFLVPADRPGLGGEPLDMLSPHALGTLTFDGVPVGPEDLLGEPDRGFHVAMNTLNLFRPSVGAFAVGMAQAALDAAVAHTAARPAFGGVLADLQAVSHRIAEMATRTEAARLLVYAAATAYDSGDPDVPRRSAMAKLLATETAQYVVDAAVQVHGAAALQRGHLLEHLYREVRAPRIYEGATEVQRAIIAKELYAAHARRPEEAVSA, encoded by the coding sequence ATGCCCGCATTCTCGCTCGATCCGGCACAGATCACCTGGTGTGCGGAGCTTCGTGCCCTCGCCGCCGACCGTCTCGCGCCCCTCGCCGCCAAGGGTGAGCCCGGCCGCGTCAACCGCCCCCTGGTCGCCGCCCTCGGCGAGCTCGGCCTCCTCGCCCGCCTCTTCGACGCCGGCGCGTTCGACCTCTGCCTCCTGCGCGAGTCCCTCGCCCAGGTCTGCACCGAGGCCGAGACCGCCCTCGCCCTCCAGGGCCTCGGCACCCACCCCGTCGCCGCCTTCGGCACCCCCGCGCAGCGCGCCCGCTGGCTCCCCGAGGCCACTGCCGGACGGGCCGTCGCCGCCTTCGCGCTCTCCGAGCCCGGCGCGGGCTCCGACGCCGCCGCCCTCGCCCTCGACGCCGTCCCCGACGGCCACGGCGGCTGGCGCCTGCACGGCGAGAAACGGTGGATCTCCAACGCGCCCGAGGCCGACTTCGCCACCGTCTTCGCCCGCACCACCCGGGGCGCGGGATCCCGGGGAGTCACCGCCTTCCTCGTCCCCGCCGACCGCCCCGGACTCGGCGGCGAACCCCTCGACATGCTCTCCCCGCACGCCCTCGGCACCCTCACCTTCGACGGCGTCCCCGTCGGCCCCGAGGACCTGCTCGGCGAACCGGACCGGGGCTTCCACGTCGCCATGAACACCCTCAACCTCTTCCGGCCCAGCGTCGGAGCCTTCGCCGTCGGCATGGCCCAGGCCGCCCTGGACGCCGCCGTCGCCCACACCGCCGCCCGCCCCGCCTTCGGTGGCGTCCTCGCCGACCTCCAGGCCGTCTCCCACCGGATCGCCGAGATGGCCACCCGCACGGAGGCCGCCCGCCTCCTCGTCTACGCGGCGGCCACCGCGTACGACAGCGGCGACCCGGACGTCCCCCGGCGCTCCGCCATGGCGAAACTCCTCGCCACCGAGACCGCGCAGTACGTCGTCGACGCGGCCGTCCAGGTGCACGGCGCCGCCGCCCTGCAACGCGGCCACCTCCTGGAACACCTCTACCGCGAGGTGCGCGCGCCCCGGATCTACGAGGGGGCCACGGAGGTCCAGCGCGCGATCATCGCCAAGGAGCTGTACGCGGCGCACGCGAGGCGTCCCGAGGAGGCGGTTTCCGCATGA
- a CDS encoding RidA family protein, which translates to MSLHRHNPAELAPPTGFSHAVTATGTRLVFLAGQTALDTEGKVVGDTLTEQFATALGNLLTALRHAGGTPADLARVTVYTTDVDDYRAHAAELGRIWRRLAGRDYPAMAVIGVVRLWDEQARVELDGFAVLDDPAPA; encoded by the coding sequence ATGAGCCTCCACCGCCACAACCCGGCCGAACTCGCCCCGCCCACCGGCTTCTCCCACGCCGTCACCGCCACCGGAACCCGCCTGGTCTTCCTCGCGGGCCAGACCGCGCTCGACACCGAGGGGAAGGTCGTGGGGGACACCCTCACCGAGCAGTTCGCCACCGCCCTCGGCAATCTCCTCACCGCCCTGCGGCACGCCGGCGGCACCCCCGCCGACCTCGCGCGCGTCACCGTCTACACCACCGACGTCGACGACTACCGCGCCCACGCCGCCGAACTCGGCCGGATCTGGCGGCGGTTGGCGGGCCGCGACTATCCGGCGATGGCCGTGATCGGAGTCGTACGCCTCTGGGACGAACAGGCGCGGGTGGAATTGGACGGCTTCGCCGTCCTGGACGATCCCGCCCCCGCCTGA
- a CDS encoding MFS transporter yields MTSDPKPTTPTATVPRKSGGDGKGIALFVIASCQLMVVLDITIVNIALPDIQQSLDFSTTSLSWVVNAYTLTFGGLLLLGGRAGDILGRRRVFIFGVLLFGLASLLAGFAQSDWQLLAARALQGVGGAIASPTSLSLISTTFEEGPERNRAFGVFAGVSAGGGAIGLLAGGILVEWLDWRWIFFVNVPIALLIAFLTPRHVKESARQPGHFDVTGALTSTLGMVALVYGFIRAAQEGWRDPYTIASFAAAVVLLVTFVLVERRSRQPITPLHMFADRNRAGTYGIMLCLAAAIFGMFFFLTLFVQTVLDFSPLEAGLAFLPVSAVIAVAAGITSQLLPKFGPKPFMVVGSLCLAVGLSWLTLTNIDSTYLGSILGPMLVFSFGMGFMFVSLTLMALSNVAVKDTGAASGLLNATQQVGGSLGLSILVTVFGTASRNEADKQVPAFLAQAGTLEKARFAETGQLPPPWSDEVLTNGVSAGFIVAAVFAILSFLIALIVIQVRPSDLERLKGGIVPGA; encoded by the coding sequence ATGACCAGTGATCCGAAGCCGACCACCCCGACGGCGACAGTCCCGCGCAAGAGCGGCGGAGACGGCAAGGGCATCGCCCTGTTCGTGATCGCCTCCTGTCAGCTGATGGTGGTCCTCGACATCACCATCGTGAACATCGCGTTGCCCGACATCCAGCAGTCGTTGGACTTCTCGACCACCAGCCTGTCCTGGGTCGTCAACGCCTACACGCTCACCTTCGGCGGACTGCTGCTCCTCGGCGGCCGCGCGGGCGACATCCTCGGCCGGCGCCGGGTCTTCATCTTCGGCGTCCTGCTCTTCGGACTCGCCTCCCTGCTCGCGGGCTTCGCCCAGAGCGACTGGCAACTCCTCGCGGCCCGCGCCCTCCAGGGCGTCGGCGGCGCGATCGCCTCGCCGACCTCGCTCTCGCTGATCTCCACGACCTTCGAAGAGGGCCCCGAACGCAACCGTGCCTTCGGGGTGTTCGCGGGCGTGTCGGCGGGCGGCGGAGCCATCGGCCTGCTCGCCGGCGGCATCCTGGTCGAATGGCTCGACTGGCGCTGGATCTTCTTCGTGAACGTGCCGATCGCCCTGCTGATCGCCTTCCTGACACCCCGGCACGTCAAGGAATCCGCGCGCCAGCCCGGCCACTTCGACGTGACCGGCGCGCTCACCTCGACGCTCGGCATGGTGGCGCTGGTCTACGGATTCATCCGCGCCGCCCAGGAAGGCTGGCGCGACCCGTACACGATCGCGTCCTTCGCCGCGGCGGTCGTCCTGCTCGTCACCTTCGTCCTGGTGGAACGGCGCTCCCGTCAGCCGATCACCCCGCTGCACATGTTCGCCGACCGCAACCGCGCGGGCACCTACGGCATCATGCTCTGCCTCGCGGCCGCGATCTTCGGCATGTTCTTCTTCCTCACGCTCTTCGTGCAGACCGTCCTGGACTTCAGCCCGCTCGAAGCCGGTCTCGCCTTCCTCCCGGTGAGCGCCGTCATCGCGGTCGCCGCCGGCATCACCTCCCAACTCCTGCCCAAGTTCGGCCCGAAGCCGTTCATGGTGGTGGGTTCGCTCTGCCTGGCGGTCGGCCTCTCCTGGCTCACCCTGACCAACATCGACTCGACGTACCTGGGTTCGATCCTCGGTCCGATGCTGGTCTTCAGCTTCGGCATGGGGTTCATGTTCGTCTCGCTGACGCTGATGGCCCTCTCCAACGTCGCCGTCAAGGACACCGGAGCCGCCTCCGGCCTGCTCAACGCGACCCAGCAGGTGGGCGGTTCGCTCGGTCTGTCGATCCTCGTGACGGTCTTCGGCACGGCCAGCCGCAACGAGGCCGACAAGCAGGTCCCGGCCTTCCTGGCCCAGGCCGGGACACTGGAGAAGGCCCGCTTCGCCGAGACCGGACAACTCCCGCCGCCCTGGAGCGACGAGGTCCTGACCAACGGCGTCTCGGCCGGATTCATCGTGGCCGCCGTCTTCGCGATCCTCTCCTTCCTGATCGCCCTCATCGTGATCCAGGTCAGGCCCTCGGACCTCGAACGCCTCAAGGGCGGCATCGTCCCGGGCGCCTGA
- a CDS encoding DUF4352 domain-containing protein — protein sequence MTQPPPPGYGYPQQPPQWAPVPPPKKQSNGWKIATFVLGGLFFVSCTANVVSAGSDEDSGSPKAKATQSAAEAADKPKAVAPASKPPAEKKKKPETAEQPPVTITASKAAFKRTVLHDSDDYTSVKVTVANNTDDKIHVNPLYFEVTDSEGVKHSAEIFGSESDLRAVDLFKGEKAVGTITVKGKVTPVKVYYRKGGFGTSYSAPVK from the coding sequence ATGACGCAACCGCCGCCGCCCGGCTACGGATACCCCCAGCAGCCCCCGCAGTGGGCGCCCGTCCCTCCGCCGAAGAAGCAGAGCAACGGGTGGAAGATAGCCACGTTCGTCCTCGGCGGCCTGTTCTTCGTGTCCTGCACCGCGAATGTCGTCTCCGCCGGCAGCGACGAGGACAGCGGCAGCCCCAAGGCGAAGGCGACCCAGTCCGCCGCCGAAGCCGCCGACAAGCCCAAGGCCGTCGCGCCCGCGAGTAAGCCGCCTGCCGAGAAGAAAAAGAAGCCGGAGACCGCGGAGCAGCCGCCGGTCACGATCACGGCGTCCAAGGCCGCCTTCAAGCGGACCGTGCTGCATGACAGCGACGACTACACGTCCGTGAAGGTCACCGTCGCCAACAACACCGACGACAAGATCCACGTGAACCCGCTGTACTTCGAGGTCACCGACAGCGAGGGCGTGAAGCACTCCGCCGAGATCTTCGGATCCGAGTCCGATCTGCGCGCTGTCGACCTGTTCAAGGGCGAGAAGGCCGTCGGCACCATCACCGTGAAGGGCAAGGTCACGCCGGTGAAGGTGTACTACCGCAAGGGCGGCTTCGGCACGTCCTACAGCGCCCCCGTGAAGTAG
- a CDS encoding UDP-N-acetylglucosamine 1-carboxyvinyltransferase — MADDYLVRIGKLIRDARQHRGWTQTQLAEALATSQSAVNRIERGNQNISLEMIARIGEALDSEIVSLGYAGPMHLRVVGRRRLSGAIDVKTSKNACVALLCASLLNKGRTVLRRVARIEEVFRLLEVLNSIGVRTRWINDGVDLEIVPPAELDMESIDAEAAIRTRSIIMFLGPLLHRMDRFKLPYAGGCDLGTRTIEPHMIALRRFGLDITATEGIYHAQVEPSVSPDRPIVLTERGDTVTENALLAAARHDGATVIRNASSNYMVQDLCFFLEALGVRVDGIGTTTLTVHGVPQIDVDVDYSPSEDPVEAMSLLAAAVVTESELTIRRVPIEFMEIELAVLEEMGLDHDRSAEYAADNGRTRLIDLTVRPSKLEAPIDKIHPMPFPGLNIDNVPFFAAIAATAQGKTLIHDWVYDNRAIYLTDLNRLGGRLQLLDPHRVLVEGPTRWRAAEMMCPPALRPAVVVLLAMMAAEGTSVLRNVYVINRGYEELAERLNSVGAQIEIFRDI, encoded by the coding sequence ATGGCAGACGACTACCTCGTACGCATCGGCAAGCTCATCCGTGACGCCCGGCAGCACCGCGGCTGGACACAGACGCAGCTCGCCGAGGCGCTGGCCACGAGCCAGAGCGCCGTCAACCGGATCGAGCGCGGCAACCAGAACATCAGCCTTGAGATGATCGCCCGGATCGGCGAGGCCCTCGACAGCGAGATCGTGTCCCTGGGTTACGCGGGCCCCATGCACCTCCGCGTCGTCGGGCGCCGTCGGCTCTCCGGAGCCATCGACGTCAAGACCAGCAAGAACGCCTGTGTCGCGCTGCTCTGCGCCTCCCTCCTCAACAAGGGCCGCACGGTCCTGCGCCGCGTCGCCCGCATCGAGGAGGTCTTCCGGCTCCTGGAGGTCCTCAACTCCATCGGAGTGCGCACCCGCTGGATCAACGACGGGGTCGACCTGGAGATCGTGCCGCCCGCCGAGCTGGACATGGAGTCCATCGACGCCGAGGCCGCGATCCGCACCCGCTCGATCATCATGTTCCTCGGCCCGCTGCTGCACCGCATGGACCGCTTCAAGCTGCCGTACGCCGGCGGCTGCGACCTCGGTACGCGCACGATCGAGCCGCACATGATCGCGCTGCGCCGCTTCGGCCTGGACATCACGGCCACCGAGGGGATCTACCACGCCCAGGTCGAGCCCTCGGTCTCCCCCGACCGCCCGATCGTCCTGACCGAGCGCGGCGACACGGTGACCGAGAACGCGCTGCTCGCCGCCGCCCGCCACGACGGCGCGACCGTCATCCGCAACGCCTCCTCCAACTACATGGTCCAGGACCTGTGCTTCTTCCTGGAGGCGCTGGGCGTCCGGGTCGACGGCATCGGCACCACGACCCTGACCGTGCACGGCGTGCCGCAGATCGACGTCGACGTCGACTACTCCCCCTCCGAGGACCCGGTCGAGGCGATGAGCCTGCTGGCCGCCGCGGTCGTCACCGAGTCGGAGCTGACGATCCGCCGGGTGCCGATCGAGTTCATGGAGATCGAGCTCGCGGTCCTGGAGGAGATGGGCCTCGACCACGACCGCTCGGCGGAGTACGCGGCGGACAACGGCCGCACGCGCCTGATCGACCTGACGGTCCGCCCCTCCAAGCTGGAGGCGCCGATCGACAAGATCCACCCGATGCCGTTCCCGGGCCTGAACATCGACAACGTCCCCTTCTTCGCGGCCATCGCGGCCACGGCGCAGGGCAAGACCCTCATCCACGACTGGGTCTACGACAACCGCGCCATCTACCTCACGGACCTCAACCGCCTCGGCGGCCGCCTCCAGCTCCTCGACCCCCACCGCGTCCTGGTCGAGGGCCCCACGCGCTGGCGCGCCGCCGAGATGATGTGCCCGCCGGCCCTGCGCCCCGCGGTGGTCGTCCTCCTGGCGATGATGGCCGCCGAGGGCACGTCGGTCCTCCGCAACGTGTACGTCATCAACCGCGGCTACGAGGAGCTCGCGGAGCGCCTGAACTCGGTCGGCGCGCAGATCGAGATCTTCCGGGACATCTAG